ATTGCGTTAGGTCACTGACAACCAACGTAAAACTATGTCAGATCTCATTAACAAAGATCTTAACCGATTTCAGTATAGAGCTAGGTCGTCACCCGAAAATGACGCAAGGCACCTTCAATATCTAGATGGCTTTTTACATATCTCCATTgtggcaaaagattcatgtagccgatcccaaatagttgagacttatagctttgttgttgttattggtgTATTGAACAAAAAAAGAACTACAATAGAACATTGCTATGTTTATGGCAATCACTCCCATAGGTAGAATGATATTGACATGCCCTAAGGACAAGGTAGAAGGGTGCTCCATTAAACAGAGGAACAGTGAAGTTTCAGTAAGAATAAGATGACACTTTTCTTAACTTATATAAGTACAATATTACTAATAAACTAACAATAACATCGGCATCACTTTAAGcatttaatatttctataaccTGCCAAACCGAGTGATCATCTCTCGGAGCACATAATGTCATTCACAAGTTAAATTAGGAGTGCACCCTTCACAACAAAATTACAAGAAAAGTTGTTGTCTATGTATGAATTTAAGCCAAAAAGGAACATGTTCAAATTACTCAGATTATTTTACTCCAATAAGTACGTAAGAAGCCTAAAAGGTGTTTGTGGCAAGCATGAGACCatgggaagaagtattcaacttCAGTCATTCAGTCTTTACCTCATTTACTGGACGGAATCCGATAGCACTAGCCACTTGGGAAGAACTTTCTGTTACTGATATTGCCTAATTACACAAAAATAAAAACCAGTAGTGAAACTGGATGCACCTTCATTTAAGCATTTACAGACCCGTAGGTACttcaaatttgttaaggacttacATTCAACCCAGGGATGTTGGACATGGAATGAGAAGCACCACGCTTGTACTTGTGCCTAGGCGAATAGAACTTGTAATCACTTGCTGAAATAGCCACCTCATGCCGACCAGTCAAACGTTTGAACCTAGTTCAAGTATTTCATCAAAAAGCCAGAAAACATAATCTAAACCTCAATTTTCATTTACGTTCTTGCAGTTACCAAAACTCTTGTATCACAAAATCGTTATCTGTCAAGTGCAATGTACATGGAAAGCTAATAATCATTCCTCTCCAAGTTTCATGACATAGTTTTGCGTTGTCATACTTGGAACTTTTTTCTTGCCATGTTTTCAGCAAACAACAGATGCTTTTTTATCAGTTCTTAGTCATGTCATTGTGGAGTTTAGACATTAATTACCACATTAATATGATGCATATATAAACAAGCATATTTAGGAAACTGTATGAACTAAAcagtgttacaagatgagttgaaAGATCAGAAGGCTCAGCATACCAGTCGGCATCATCTATACcaatattgtttggtttttcaatgatcGACAAACCATTTACTACTACGAAGCGAACACGTTTTTCTTCTTGCACCACAAGCTCAGGGAATCTGGTCCTTGTTGCAAGTGATGTAGCCAATTCTCTTCTCCTGAAGCTACAAGAGCCTAGGATAGCAAAAGCATCAATTAGGCTATTAGGTGATAAACAATCGGTTATATATTGCCATCTCCAAACCTTTTACATAGAGGTGAATGAAGACAACCTTTAGGCGGGAATTTTTTTGCCAGTCTTCTGTACAAACCACCAGCAGTTTCTAGAGCTACCCCAATATTTTTCTCGCGGATCCCGTCCAAGGAAGCAAGACGGACATTGACATCGTTAACTAAGGTCTCGTACAAGTTCGCAACATACATCAAGGGCAAGGCAAACCTATGATCACCTTCATACTGGATTTCCCGTTGCTTTCTTTTGTTAACCTTCTCGTTCCCCTGATAACAGCGAACATCAGAAGTTTCTGCAGCTTCAATCACATGCTCGTCTATGAAATGATCGATGATGATCTGCAAGAACCTTGCTCTTGCAGTCTCTATTGGCGAAACATCTGTACCAAGTTTAGAAAGTGAAGTGCTCATGCTGACCAAAATGAACGCAGACCATGAAGTTAGGAACATCCATTGGGAGAAAGAGCCACCTTCGTGGGTCAGTATGTTATATGATGGACTCGGCGACCTGCCACTATGCTCGAGCGCGGATCGATCATCGTCGACTCCAACCCCGTGAAGGGGAATCGAGTTTCTGTACGAGTCATGTACGCAGTCCTAGCAGAGTAACCAGCCGCATCAGATGGCAAGAACGCGTTTACTAAAAATCAAATCGTGATTTCAAGAAGCTCTCACAGCTAAAAGAGGAAGCAACGGAGTTACCACGGAGTTGGACTCGTCGTCGTCGTTGTCCAGGCTATCTTCGTTCACGGGGTCGCGATCGACGTCGCTGATGCCCTCGATCTCGCCGGGGTTGGAGTCAGCGGTGTTGAGGTCGTGCAGGGAGCCACCGATGAAGGAATTGGCCGGCCTCAGGCTGTAGTGTTGCATCGGTGGAACCCTAGGACCCACCAACCGCTGGATTCTTCGCCTGAAAACCTAGCCAGAGCTCatcccctcctcttcctccgccgccgctgccgctctcgtctCCGGGATCGAGATCTGAGAAGCGCCATTCCCTGCTTAGGTCGAGTTTCCAGGCCCCATAGACCGGGGCGAAGGGCATAAAACGAGGGGGACGGAGAGAGGTGGTTCCGAACCTACGCTTTCGTCTCGAGGCAGTGGCTTGTTCCCGAGCCTCTCTTCTTCCTCGGCGCTTCGCCACCAGTCCCAAGCCTGCTTCCGAGCCGGAACCGGTAGtccaaaaagacaaaaaaaaaaaaagtgagagagagaaagagagagagataaataaataagtaaatatcATAATACATTAATAAAAGAAACTGTATTGAAGTTACAGAACTGCCCTCGTAGGTGTCATACTATTTCGAACAGATaagatttgattaaaaaaatttaaaaataatcctAAATGACCATTATACCTCTCCATTGTGTACCCCCTCAACCCGTCGACAACTCTCTCCTCCGTTGCCCTAGTTAGAACCTAATAGTCTTTGACGATGATACTTACTCGGAGTCGATTGGGGGATGGTCTAGTGCATGATGAAGGAGGGCGACTAACGGTGTGAGGATTAGAAGTAAAGGAGAGCAACTAGTTCTCATGCAAGACGGTAGGTGGAGAGAGCTTATGAGTGATGACAAGCCCTCATGCGAAGGCTCCGAGTTATGGTTGGACGATAGGTCCAATGAAAAAAGAGGTAAATTATTCTTTTCATACGATCTAAGTATACTATTTTAGAATTTTATATGGGTACTCTATgagaaattttgaaaaatatagattttttttaaaaattcactCATCCTAATTTTTattcataaatttttaatattttcatgaatcattaatgatattatatatattaacttAAATAAATGATAGATTGCATCATGATCAACTCATAATGACTTATTAATAATTTGTTATCTCTAAatctatattataaatatgataaatatttgaaaaaactCGAGAAATTCTTGCATAACGTCACAACTTTAAAAAATTCTCATACACCATTCCTTCTTACATGAAAGATCATTTTACCCTTGCTTCCGTCGGATCTGTCATCAAAATTGCCCTGCATTATCACCCTATGTCTCTTCCCTTTTGCCAAGGACAACTACGAAGTGGGGGGTTGCGAGCGAAGGTGAGCCCCTGGCTGCCTGCACCTCTGCACACAGGTTAGCTTATGCACTTAGGGTACACCTTCACCCCAAACAGTTTTCCATTATCTATGAGCTTGCCCACCCTCAACTCATCACCATTATTCTACCTTTTATTGTTTGCAACCCCCTTCTTACTTATTTGCAGCTATTGGCTTTTCTCATCCTTACTGGTACCCCTCTCCTTCCTCGCAAGCATGGTCGGGTTGACATGAGCAACTCATAAGGTCGACCAGTAGTGGAGGTGACTAGGGTCAACATGGCCAAAGTGACTAAGGATAAAATcattatttatgaaaaaatactttcaaaagaatttttggaagttagggtgcttacaaaaaaaaaaagagaattcacttttataaatatatatatttttataaatatcgaCTAAGTAATGATCAAATTTATTTTCTATTATATTGTAATTGAAACATCAAAAGGCATAAGTAGAATTTAGCTTCTAGCTTATGTAAGTTctaattcttttatttatttggaaTTCCACAAATGTTTTTGGAAAATTTGTGCCTTTAATTTTGTTCTTATTCCAAGGGTAAACTTGAGATTTCAATTCTTTGATGGAATTGAATAGCCATGAAGATGTATAAGTAATGATATACTTAGGTGCATGTATAAAGTGTTAACTAATGTAAGAAATGTGAACATTGTATTCATCCTTACTTAAAGAATCACTATACTCCTATCATTAATTTTTGGTATAATATTAAGGATTACttgtttaataaatgaaaatatgtTGATTGACATTATTTTTAATCTGTTCCACTCGGATTGATACTTTCTCCCATCACCATTATTGACATCTAAAGAATTAACCTTAGACAATTTTTTTAATGTAAATGTAAGTCTAttcaaataaaaattacatgtaaaaATATCATAATTGTTTATGTTGACTTCTTAGCAATAAAATCAGCTAAGCTCTTTAAAGACACACAAGTTTTTGGGTAAGAGGTCATCTTTGAAATTGAATCGATAGACAATCAACTATTGCTTTTCACATTTACATATCGAGCATTGTAATAATTCATTTGCTGATAGAAAATGTAACCATTTTCATATTGCCAaaacattctttttcttttttgatacaGTAAAatcaacacaaaaaaaaacactTCACAATTTCAGTCAAAATTAGCTGTGTGATAATCTCTCATCACAGTCTTGCTTTCTTTGACATCATTTTCCAGTCGATATGCATATTATATGAACAACAATTTCAGAATTGAGAAGCAGATTAAATACCATTCAGAACCAATAGAACTCTTTTGTTTAGCACCATTTTCAAGTTGATTCATTCGTTATATATTTGATGCACTGAAACAGAATGAATACTTTGCCACATTAGATATCTAATACAAAAAAGATTCTGAAGACCTAAAGGCATTAAAACACAAGTAGGCCTCTACAGAGGGCTTTTGACTATATCCAACTCGCTATCTTTCGACTCGGTCTCCACGTGAACCAGACAGGAGAGAAAGGCTTTGGCACTGTTTGCATCTAAAATTTTGTAAGTGCCACCATTATCTTCCAAGAGTTAAATGATAGGCCTCTCGAAGAACACCAAGATAAGCAAAACTGATGTTCATTAACTTCTAACTTCAGGATAACATGACACTGACCTTTCTAGCAAAGTCATCCTCATCGTCAAACTCATCTTCATCAACATGAAATGTGTTCTCTCATATTCTGATTGATTAGCAAAACTGACATGTGTTCAGGATAACATGACACTGACCTTTCTAGCAAAGTCATCCTCATCGTCAAGCTCATCATCATCAACCTGACAGGTTTTCTCAGCATCTTCTGCTTTAAACTTCCCTGCTTCATAACTATTTTCCAGTTCTTCATCTTCCACATTTTCCAAATCCATACCATCTCCAATTTCAACAGCATCAGCTATGGTTGAAGATGGAGCATCATTGGTTTTCTCATCATCTTTAAGGATCAAACCCTCCTCATCAACTGCTCTAAGCTTATCTACTTCATGGTTGCCATTCATAAAAGTTGCTTCCTTTCCAGCTTCTGATGAAGGAACAGATTGCAAAATTGTTACTGCTGCAGGCACATAATCCCTGGTAGCAGATTCCCCACCACCTTGATTGTTTTCATATTGACTCAGAGAAATTCCACTGTTTGTGTATGCCGACTCTCTTTTTCTCTTCAAGATGACACTCAATGGCTTTGGACCTTCAAATGATAGAGAATTTTCTGATTCCTGAAGCACCTCCACTTTTTCAGACAGCATTCTATTCATCTTGGTATTAGGACTGCTACTTCTGATTGACTGTTCATTCGAGTTCCCATTAATCTTTGCACCTTTCAACTCTGCCAGAGATTTTGGACTAGCAAAATCTAGAGAGTTCATGTCATCTCTTCTAGTTGGTTTGTTTCTAATACTTGTACCTTTGCTGAAATCCTCACTAAATTGCTGCCTTATTCTTTCAGGATGTGTTTTCTGATGGTTCATTCGCTCTGTTGGTGACTGTCTGCCACGAGGTCTCCTGCTCCTCTCTTTCTCCAATCGCCCAGGAAATGTTATTCTACCTTGTAGACGAGTGCCTATGGAATTCTCCAGAGGAAATTGCCTTTGATCTCGGGAATGATGACCATAACCTCTCTCAGCACAGTGATCATCCCTACGGTAGTGCTCACCACGATCATCACGGCTATCCATGGACCTTGAACCATGACACCTTTGTTTATGTAGCCGATGGCGCAAATCTAAGTCATCCATCTGATCCAGTTTTGTCTCTTTGTCAAGCACTCTTCTTTTGAGTGATGATGGTTTGTCCAAAATTCTGTCAGAAACTTTTGGATCCCAGCTATATGTACCACCTGTTTGTTTGTAGCTGTCATATTTTTCTATGCCATTGCATTGATCCCTTTCAAAGTTGGTCATAGATTGGTAATTGTAATGGTGGTAGTCATAGTCATCTTCAGCTTCCAGGTTCTGTCCTCCATGATTAGATGCCATTCTAAAGTTATCTTCATTGTGAAAGTAATCAGGGTCTTTGATGTCATCTTCGACTAGGACATCAAAACCAGGGGAGTATTCACGCAAGAACTCATCAGTATCCTTATTgttctcagtttgcccatctgaaGGCTCCATCTGATGACTCCACGGTTTGCTTAGAGAATAGCCACTGCTAATGGCAACATAATTCTGTGGCAATTTAGGAAGCCCATCATCCAATGAGTAaggtaaaaataatttattttctgaTGAATCACCATCAGGTTTCTCAGCTTTGGTGACAAGTTTTGCTTTAGGTGGCATTTCAACTGGCATCTCAATGGCCATCTTTTGTTTATCAACACTGAATTCAGTGACATTCTGTTGCATGGTGATGTTCTGCTGTGTATCCTCCTTAATGATTTGTGGTGGTTCAACAAGACAAGTAGAAGCCTTTGCAACCTTCTGTGAAGCATAACTGCTAACTGCATATGTCCCATGCGTGTAGGGACACCTTTCACCTTTCAAACACTGCCCCCGTTGAAAATAGTAGCAGGGAGCACTCTTCTTACTGGCATTATTAGGTGGAGCACGTGCATCTGGGATTTGTGTTGACACTGCAGTTGGAGGAGGTTGAAGAGGTCCTGAGGTAGGCATCGGTTTCGCGAACCAGGAATCAAGTGGCTGAATAACACAGCAATAAGTTCCATGTGAATATGCTAGTGATTAAAAAGAAGGGGAAGATCACAGACTACAGGCAAACAATTGATTCATATTTTTTATTCATGTAATGTGCACTCTCATAAGGATAATAAAAGGGAAAATTGATATAGACATTTTTTATTAAGGAGATCTATAGATGCCGTAGTTTAGAAAAAATGAAATAGTTTCATATTAAAAAAATGAAGAGAGATAGAGGGagacaaaagaaaattttgatagaaactaaataaagatttaaattgtCATTTTAACTAAGGATATTGCTTTATACAAAGTTAAATTGCAAAGCGGACCCCAAATACTTGGGATGTCATGACTTGTTATATGTAATGTGCACTTTGAAACAAGGTTAGCACAAAACTCGACAATTCTGATACAAGTGCCAAAATTGAGTGTGCAGTTCCTGTTTAGAGAGTTACACTATTTCCTTAAATCTCATCAATCTCATAAACCTGAACAGTATAAATCTGTAAGGTAATAAATTATATTCTAAAAGGTTCCTTATTCTAATGGCAAGGATAAAGAGGCTCAATGGGCATCCCTGATGCAAGTAACAAGTTATTGGGAGACACCACAGCCATAGGCATCTAGCATTCTAGCAGGCCCTGACTGATTTACATGGCCAAAATGGAAATTAAAAAAGCATAGTCCTAAAAGCAAAAGTTCAGTCCGTAAAAGGAAGCAATCATTTCTACACTAACATGATACGAAGTGTCTGTTGATAGCATGTTTAATTAAATCATACACCTGTTGATAGCATGTTTAATTAACTCATACACAGTATATACTAAATGAACAAGAAACTGTAGAATTGACTTACCGGATGGCGGAATGAACATTTGGGATTGAGGCAGTTACCATTTAACCAATACCAGCAATCCCTGGGGTTAATTCTGGCACCCTCACTATGACGATACTCACATTCACTCCCCTGAATGATGGAAAACTGTTACATTTTAGTTtgaaatatgattataaaaattatacatctataaaattatgaaaaaaagatGTCAATCCCAGTATTCTGTGCATATACATTTCCGCTTACAGAAAAATCAGCAACAAAAACAATCAACAAATTTATGTCAAGGAAAAGAGAAATATAAGGGGTTTTTTGTAGAGCAACTATAGAGATAGAGAATCCACAGGTCAAGATATCAGACCATATACAATAGggttaaaatatttactaaggtAGAATGAGTTCAATATATGTGTGATATAAACATAATTGTTAGTCAATGCATGGATCACATTTAGGGGCGGATTTTTTTATAGAGCAACTATAGAGATGGAGAATCCACAGGTCAAGATATCAGACCATATACATTAGGGTTAAAATATTTGCCAAGGTAGAATGAGTTCAATGTATATGTGATATAAACATAATTGTTAGTCAATGCAAGGATCACATTTAGGGCGGATTTTTTTATAGAGCAACTATAGAGATAGAGAATCCACAGGTCAAGATATCAGACCATATACATTAGggttaaaatatttactaaggtAGAATGGGTTCAATATATATGTGATATAAACATAATTGTTAATCAATGCAAGGATCACATTTAGGCTTCCGCCGAGAAGTTATGTTGAGCTACTAGCAACAAGATTAAAGATGAATATTTTAATGCAAAAAAAAACCTAAGAAACTTCTGTACTTCACAAGAGCACACAACAAAAAAATCCTTCTTGAAACATTTGATTACTGATCACACCCTTCATGACCCAAATCTGAACCACCAACTGCAGTGAGATTTATAAAACAAAAGCTTCATCTTTTTGTCTGCTTGGCCCGGAATCATTTATTCATATTTCCTAAAATTTGGTGATTAATACTTAGTGCACTTCATAAGGCAAGCAATTACACATCAAACTATAGCTACCAAGGGACCCTTCCAATTCACCCATCAAAATTCAAAGCTTGCTCATAAGCAACCATTAACAGCCAATAGAAAAAAAACATTACTACGAAGAACATATGCAGCACAAATTACTTACTTCTCAATGCTATAAAAGTAGTCCATGATTAACACTTTACACGGGTAAGTACAACAAAAAATCTATTTCATCAACACCAACTTCTTTTTTACAAACTCAAATTTTATGCCTTCAATTAAGAGAAGTTTGCTGATGCCGTTACCACCAAACAACCAAACAAGAGACCAATACCATGATCTCAAGCAACCACCAACAGCATAATGTTTCCACAGCACCAAAAAAAACTCTAGGTTTCGACCAAGCGCCGACCAGGGTTTATAGAAAACGCAAAGAAAGACATACATATAAGCCGAAAAGAACGAACACATACAGGCTGAAGCAAAAAGTTTGCAACTTTCCCAGCATTTAAGAACTTgaaataatagaagaaacaagaaaagtagGAAATCCACCTTCTTGCAGGTCAATGGTGACGCCAAGAAATAGACGCAGTCGGTGCTTCCTTTCGCGGCCTCTTCCTCCGCCGTAGCCGGCCTGATCGATTCACGCCCGCCGTCAGATTCCATCTCCTAACTCCCTAACTACCTCCCGGCAATAAAAACGAGATAACCTCCGGGCCAAATTCGAAGCTTAGGGCACAGGGCAGAGATACACGCAGATCTAAGGAACGGATCGGGGCATGAAACGCGACGATCAAGAGGAGAGAATCGAAACAACCAATGGTGAGGAGTCTGTAATTTCAATGCACAGGCGACAAGCTATCAGCCCCAGGGTTTCGGTCGTTCAAGGAAGTACGTCGACAGATATCGCTGCCGTCGCGGGGGAGAAAGGGAGAACTTCACCGTGCTTTCCCTTTTATCCCTCTTCCGCTAAACTGAAGAATGTGATTTGACCGAAAAAGACGTATAGCATACAGATACCATGGAAAAGCCACTAACGTTGTATGAGAGAGTGGCAGTCAGTAATTAAATAGATAAGTGGGGGCTTTTATGATATGTTTCCTAGTGACCGTCAGATCTAATCGGAATCTGATCTAACGTTACTGTGTAAGAGTATTACTTCGTAATTGACAATATTTGCGGTTCCTGTGATGTGATCACATCGCTCACGACTTTTAAAGCCGTCTTCACTCGCTGCCTATACATGTAACGAGTATCTACtgtgataacaataataataaaatagtaaGTTCTAATTATTTGAGTTTAATTAATCTTTTACTTtcattgagatctataaaaaaatatatatttagcttacttttttattcataatttttattaaaattttttttatctttctatctTTCTCATTATAGTACTaacattaattaatttatttatcttgatAATATCATTCGGATATCTTCTCATGTCCGTgttatcttaaataattttttcttattttatcttttatcaaaaatgatatctaattatttattaataaagatatttcttttaatatattttttaataactttATGCATCTATTTAAACATTGGCATCTTCTGAACACAAAGTTTTTGTATATTTTTTTAACTACCTACTCaaattcataaaattttatttatctcataatttcttataaatttatttatttattttaatttcaaaagAGATATATTCAACCTTTTACTATTAAAAGAGGTATATTCAACCATTTCAATGTTATAAATATGATATTTCACAAGACACGAATAATATTTATTCAttagataaataaaaaatgagaTTATATGAATGACTAATGTAAACCCTATTACCTAAGGTTTAAACATGTATATTTTCCATATCATGGTCAAGTGAAATCCCAAGGCGTGTGAGTCGAGAAAAATTGACTTATACCAACTGAAATCTATTATGATGGAAGCGTAAAGCGAAATATGTCAGATGCTTGTAAGTTAGTAAAACCCAACATATACCAAGAGATATCTACTACGATATAAGTATCGGGTGAAATGTACTCGAAACATATGAATCGAGAAAATCTAACCCATATCAAGAGAAATCCAAGGTGTGCCTCAAGTATGTGAGAAAAAAAACCCGACCCTTACCCAACTAATGTGTATCTTTTTAATGTCATAGAGGGACAAGTTGGCAATATACCTATGAGATGAATTAAACATCATACTATAGAACCTTCTAACAAGAGTCTTGAAGTATGCTTGGGGAGGAGAAACAAATTATGGGAAATATATTATCGGATAACCATCATCTGAAACATAATCATCATGTAGAAGCTATTATGGAATGAAAAGGTTCAAGTCACCCTCCACTCATCTGCTTGCATGGGCAAAAGTCCAACGTAGATCGTtcgaagctatctcccccttgtcGGCCACATGAACAAAACACGAAGAGGGGGGTGATATTCGGGTCGTTACAGATTATCCGCTCTAAGGCCGTGTATAAATGCTAATGTCTAGCACTAAGCCATTGGGCTCACTTTCTAAGAAAAATCCACATTAACCGAGAGACCTCGGTCACTAACTTGAACCTCAAAATGATTATTTCAGAAAAATTTTCATGACATTAGTTTTAATGCAAGTGGCACCTCAGAAACTTAACAAATTATaagaaaaaatttataaagaTGATTGTTAAATGAACAATAGCGATCTATTATagttaaaaaataacatataaaaaaactcatgtttttaagaaaaaaaaaagttaggatagaagtataaaaataagaataaatcGTTTAATGTGATATGAATATgtattaagaaaatataaaaatattattgttaAAAAAGGTAAGATAATTAGTATATTTCGAGCTCCTTCTTATTATTTACAATTTTCTTACTattcataatttattaaaaaattaataaaataaatattttattattcataatatttcatttttactccttttctttttattttttttcttcctcgtaACCTTTGCTCATACACTCTATAAAGCATAAAACATAAGAGCTTCCAAGTTAATATAATtgacttaaaaaataatatcttctggattattataaaatatatataatcttaaaaatattaaattattataataaatatcacAAATATTTTTCACCCTCTTCTCTTTTATACcatattatcatctttttttattttatatttttttaaataattaaaaaaaaagaaggaggagaaaaaagagaagaaaagagattTATAAATAAAGAATTAAAATTATTAGGATCAAATTATAAATTAAAGACGTATACATTTATTTATAAAAGAATAATTTAGATATTAAAATTCATGCAATTATTTCCCATTCGTAACCTCGTCCCGAGCCGCTGACTCGGTTCCTGAACGATTCTTTGGCTTCGCCTCCGCTCGCGCTTCGCCCGGGCACGCTCTTCCCCCTTCATTCGCCGGGCACGCCTCTCCGGCCGTCCCGATGGCGGATCGCGTGGCGGACCACGCTGGAGCTCTCGTGCGCTGCCTCTCCCTCCACCTCAATCGCAAGGTCACCGGCGTCATCGCCGTCCTCCTCAACCACCAGGTAACGAGTGATACGTGGCAATCCACGCACCCGCCCTTTTCCCCCAAACCCTAACAGGCTCGCCTAAACCCAACCGAATTTCCCGTTGATTTGCTCCTCCAAAATCTAGGGCGCGG
The window above is part of the Musa acuminata AAA Group cultivar baxijiao chromosome BXJ1-1, Cavendish_Baxijiao_AAA, whole genome shotgun sequence genome. Proteins encoded here:
- the LOC135634109 gene encoding zinc finger CCCH domain-containing protein 32-like isoform X1, which produces MESDGGRESIRPATAEEEAAKGSTDCVYFLASPLTCKKFSIIQGSECEYRHSEGARINPRDCWYWLNGNCLNPKCSFRHPPLDSWFAKPMPTSGPLQPPPTAVSTQIPDARAPPNNASKKSAPCYYFQRGQCLKGERCPYTHGTYAVSSYASQKVAKASTCLVEPPQIIKEDTQQNITMQQNVTEFSVDKQKMAIEMPVEMPPKAKLVTKAEKPDGDSSENKLFLPYSLDDGLPKLPQNYVAISSGYSLSKPWSHQMEPSDGQTENNKDTDEFLREYSPGFDVLVEDDIKDPDYFHNEDNFRMASNHGGQNLEAEDDYDYHHYNYQSMTNFERDQCNGIEKYDSYKQTGGTYSWDPKVSDRILDKPSSLKRRVLDKETKLDQMDDLDLRHRLHKQRCHGSRSMDSRDDRGEHYRRDDHCAERGYGHHSRDQRQFPLENSIGTRLQGRITFPGRLEKERSRRPRGRQSPTERMNHQKTHPERIRQQFSEDFSKGTSIRNKPTRRDDMNSLDFASPKSLAELKGAKINGNSNEQSIRSSSPNTKMNRMLSEKVEVLQESENSLSFEGPKPLSVILKRKRESAYTNSGISLSQYENNQGGGESATRDYVPAAVTILQSVPSSEAGKEATFMNGNHEVDKLRAVDEEGLILKDDEKTNDAPSSTIADAVEIGDGMDLENVEDEELENSYEAGKFKAEDAEKTCQVDDDELDDEDDFARKVSVMLS
- the LOC135634109 gene encoding zinc finger CCCH domain-containing protein 32-like isoform X2, producing the protein MESDGGRESIRPATAEEEAAKGSTDCVYFLASPLTCKKGSECEYRHSEGARINPRDCWYWLNGNCLNPKCSFRHPPLDSWFAKPMPTSGPLQPPPTAVSTQIPDARAPPNNASKKSAPCYYFQRGQCLKGERCPYTHGTYAVSSYASQKVAKASTCLVEPPQIIKEDTQQNITMQQNVTEFSVDKQKMAIEMPVEMPPKAKLVTKAEKPDGDSSENKLFLPYSLDDGLPKLPQNYVAISSGYSLSKPWSHQMEPSDGQTENNKDTDEFLREYSPGFDVLVEDDIKDPDYFHNEDNFRMASNHGGQNLEAEDDYDYHHYNYQSMTNFERDQCNGIEKYDSYKQTGGTYSWDPKVSDRILDKPSSLKRRVLDKETKLDQMDDLDLRHRLHKQRCHGSRSMDSRDDRGEHYRRDDHCAERGYGHHSRDQRQFPLENSIGTRLQGRITFPGRLEKERSRRPRGRQSPTERMNHQKTHPERIRQQFSEDFSKGTSIRNKPTRRDDMNSLDFASPKSLAELKGAKINGNSNEQSIRSSSPNTKMNRMLSEKVEVLQESENSLSFEGPKPLSVILKRKRESAYTNSGISLSQYENNQGGGESATRDYVPAAVTILQSVPSSEAGKEATFMNGNHEVDKLRAVDEEGLILKDDEKTNDAPSSTIADAVEIGDGMDLENVEDEELENSYEAGKFKAEDAEKTCQVDDDELDDEDDFARKVSVMLS